One part of the Bacteroidia bacterium genome encodes these proteins:
- a CDS encoding 2-dehydropantoate 2-reductase — MKIAILGSGGAGGYFGARLAKAGHEVHFLARGAHLAALQNHGIHIKSINGDFSLEKVNATDKIEEIGKVDLMFMGVKSWQLKALAEQAIPLLKPDTSVIPLQNGVMAYEELKEVFGEKHVLGGTCRIISKITKAGHIHHFSVDPLIHFGEWDNSDSKRIHEIADLLRAAGIRANPCQDIQAEIWKKFIIICTSALLAVGKVSYGQIMEQAESRQLLREMIEEIHALARKMGIVIEEEYLDQSMSFMDSFSYDATASLARDIWEGKPSELEYQNGSVLRLAEKYGVQVPINRFIYYALLPAERKARGI; from the coding sequence ATGAAAATTGCCATTCTGGGAAGCGGAGGTGCCGGAGGATATTTTGGTGCCCGACTAGCAAAAGCTGGACATGAAGTTCATTTTCTGGCCAGAGGAGCCCATTTAGCAGCATTGCAAAATCATGGGATTCATATCAAAAGTATAAATGGAGATTTTTCTCTGGAGAAAGTTAATGCCACAGATAAGATAGAGGAAATCGGCAAGGTGGATCTCATGTTTATGGGGGTAAAGTCCTGGCAGTTGAAAGCTCTGGCTGAACAAGCAATCCCACTTCTGAAGCCTGATACTTCAGTGATCCCTTTGCAAAATGGCGTGATGGCCTATGAAGAACTGAAAGAAGTTTTTGGTGAAAAACATGTTCTTGGGGGAACGTGCAGGATCATCAGTAAAATCACAAAAGCAGGACATATTCATCATTTCTCTGTTGATCCGCTGATTCATTTTGGGGAATGGGATAACTCAGATTCAAAGCGCATCCATGAAATTGCCGACTTATTGCGGGCAGCAGGCATTCGCGCCAATCCCTGTCAGGATATACAGGCTGAGATTTGGAAGAAATTCATCATCATTTGTACGAGTGCTTTATTGGCGGTAGGAAAAGTCAGTTATGGACAGATCATGGAGCAAGCAGAAAGTCGGCAATTGCTGCGAGAAATGATTGAGGAAATCCATGCTTTGGCACGTAAGATGGGAATTGTGATCGAAGAGGAATACCTGGACCAGAGCATGAGCTTTATGGATTCATTTTCCTATGATGCTACCGCCTCTTTGGCAAGAGATATTTGGGAAGGCAAACCCTCCGAACTGGAATATCAAAATGGGAGTGTACTGAGACTGGCAGAAAAATATGGCGTTCAGGTTCCGATAAATCGCTTTATTTATTACGCCCTTTTACCTGCTGAAAGAAAGGCAAGAGGCATTTAG
- a CDS encoding sodium ion-translocating decarboxylase subunit beta, giving the protein MDLLGKLYEMTAIQPLLDSPGSLLMLFIGFGLLYLGIKKEFEPLLLVPIAFGLLLANFPGGGMDIVDAETAESMGLLELTKKYGIMNLLYYSLLKTGLLPPLIFMGVGALTDFGPMLRNLRLAFFGAAAQIGIFSVLFGALAVGFDIKEAASLGIIGGADGPTAIFTTLKLAPHLLGPIAIAAYSYMALVPVIIPFVVRFTTGEKELKINMKEQDKLFPNKREIKNMKSVKILFPIVLGTLVAILVPSSVPLVGMLLFGNLLKEAGNLTERLHKAASGSIMNISTIFLGLCVGATMTANTFLNSQTLLIILGGFLAFCISVAGGIFAVKTYNLFAAKKINPLIGATGLSAVPMASRVANEIALKHDPQNHLLQYAMASNISGVIGSAVAAGVLISLLA; this is encoded by the coding sequence ATGGATCTATTAGGAAAACTCTACGAAATGACCGCGATCCAGCCTCTGTTGGATTCACCGGGCAGCCTGCTTATGTTGTTCATAGGATTTGGGCTCCTCTATTTAGGGATAAAGAAAGAATTTGAACCCCTATTACTGGTTCCCATTGCTTTTGGTCTTCTTCTCGCAAACTTTCCCGGCGGCGGCATGGACATAGTCGATGCCGAAACTGCTGAAAGTATGGGTCTGCTGGAACTGACCAAGAAATATGGGATCATGAATCTCCTCTATTATTCCCTGCTAAAAACGGGACTATTACCTCCCCTGATCTTCATGGGAGTAGGTGCGCTTACTGATTTTGGTCCCATGTTGAGGAACCTGAGACTGGCCTTTTTCGGAGCAGCTGCGCAGATCGGAATTTTCAGCGTTCTCTTTGGGGCATTGGCCGTAGGTTTTGATATAAAGGAAGCTGCTTCATTGGGTATCATAGGCGGAGCAGATGGTCCTACCGCCATTTTCACCACCCTGAAACTGGCCCCTCATTTATTAGGTCCGATTGCCATTGCAGCTTACTCCTATATGGCTTTGGTTCCTGTGATTATTCCCTTTGTAGTTCGATTTACAACAGGCGAAAAGGAACTAAAAATCAATATGAAGGAGCAGGACAAGCTTTTCCCTAATAAACGGGAGATCAAAAATATGAAGTCGGTCAAGATCCTCTTCCCTATTGTTTTGGGAACGCTGGTTGCGATTTTGGTTCCTTCCTCTGTTCCCCTGGTGGGCATGCTTCTGTTTGGAAACTTATTGAAGGAAGCTGGCAATCTGACAGAGCGCTTACATAAAGCAGCCTCCGGTTCCATCATGAATATATCGACCATATTTCTTGGCCTTTGTGTAGGTGCGACGATGACAGCAAATACCTTTCTAAACTCCCAAACGCTCCTGATTATCCTGGGCGGCTTTTTGGCCTTCTGTATTTCTGTGGCTGGGGGGATTTTCGCAGTAAAAACCTATAACCTTTTCGCTGCAAAGAAAATCAATCCCCTGATCGGCGCTACGGGTCTGAGTGCTGTTCCTATGGCTTCACGGGTAGCAAATGAAATCGCGCTTAAGCACGATCCCCAAAACCATCTGCTACAGTATGCTATGGCCAGCAATATTTCTGGAGTCATTGGTTCGGCTGTAGCTGCAGGAGTCTTGATCAGTTTGCTCGCATAA
- a CDS encoding aminotransferase class III-fold pyridoxal phosphate-dependent enzyme, protein MKIPTTDYISIWVSEHYGIKCTAKKLAGEVDYNYYLKSDEGAEYILKIASADSDRKNLHMQNAMFRFLASKSPDMVLPKVQDNLAGEEIGSFISQEGEKRMQRLLSWVPGKLWAEVNPHSEDLLQSLGTICGLYSKHLQGFDHEVGHRWFKWDVKEAVWVEKDFHFFTNPPQREKADFFLYLFKERVLPLKDLLRKSLIHNDANDYNILVDPKKGIVSSLIDFGDAIFSYTVNELAVAMAYACMGKEDPLEAALPILKGFHQEFPLREEELQALFPLVCARLLISVTCSARNKHEHPDNEYLLISEKPAWELLDKFYRLSPNFVEYRFREVCGFTPHPKTSSFRDWALMASFSPLFKRNINKEAKHIFDLGVGSLELGNNGDFDSIESFDKKVIDILGVAETDLGIGKYDEIRPVYTTDAYEIQGNNGSIWRTLHIGLDVFLPAETEIHAPLAGKVHSFHNNDFERDYGPTIILEHEINKELTFYTLYGHLSLDSIEGLEVGQRIEGGESFAKIGNRRINGMWPPHLHFQIMLDMLGKVGDFPGVAFPHQRKTWLSICPDPQLITGSLYQPIQKREKDELLAKRKAHLGKNLSLSYEKPLHMERAYLQYLYARDGRRYLDTVNNVPHVGHQHPRIVRAAQKQMAILNTNTRYLHEQIIAFAEELTASLPDPLSVAFFVNSGSEANELALRMARTYNRQKDMLVVDVGYHGNTQACIEISPYKFNAKGGNGPEDFIHITPMPDGYRGLYAYDDPDAGEKYASHIQQKISKLQEKGRGFAAFIHESILSCGGQIVLPPTYLKHAYKAVRDAGGICIADEVQVGFGRVGDQFWGFELQGVVPDIVSMGKPIGNGHPLGAVVCRPEIAEAFANGMEYFNTFGGNPVSCTIGREVLKIVQEENLQAHAKNVGDILLKGLRDLQGLHPIIGDIRGHGLFLGFEMVKDQESKEPAAEACAYLANRMRERGILMSVDGPLHNVIKIKPPLAFGEKHATILLENLARVFQEDQLRL, encoded by the coding sequence ATGAAAATCCCCACTACTGACTACATATCTATTTGGGTATCTGAGCACTATGGAATTAAGTGCACAGCAAAAAAACTCGCAGGCGAGGTAGACTATAATTACTACCTAAAATCAGATGAAGGCGCAGAATACATCCTCAAAATAGCCTCCGCCGATTCCGACAGAAAGAACCTCCACATGCAAAATGCCATGTTCCGCTTTCTGGCCAGTAAGTCTCCGGACATGGTTTTACCCAAAGTTCAAGACAATCTGGCTGGAGAAGAAATAGGAAGCTTTATTTCTCAGGAGGGAGAAAAGCGTATGCAAAGGCTGCTGAGCTGGGTTCCGGGAAAACTCTGGGCTGAGGTAAATCCCCATAGCGAAGATTTGCTTCAGAGTCTCGGAACAATTTGCGGGCTTTATAGCAAACATCTGCAAGGCTTTGACCATGAGGTCGGCCACAGATGGTTTAAGTGGGATGTGAAGGAAGCCGTTTGGGTGGAAAAGGATTTTCATTTTTTTACAAATCCCCCCCAAAGAGAAAAAGCTGATTTCTTCCTGTATCTATTTAAAGAAAGAGTGCTTCCTCTCAAAGATTTACTCAGAAAAAGCCTCATCCACAATGATGCAAATGATTATAATATCCTCGTCGATCCAAAAAAAGGAATTGTAAGTTCTCTGATAGATTTTGGCGATGCGATCTTTTCATATACTGTCAATGAACTGGCTGTTGCAATGGCCTATGCATGTATGGGAAAAGAAGATCCACTGGAAGCTGCCCTTCCGATTCTAAAAGGCTTCCATCAGGAGTTTCCACTGAGAGAAGAGGAACTGCAAGCGCTCTTTCCTCTGGTATGTGCGAGGCTCTTGATCAGTGTTACCTGTTCAGCGAGGAATAAGCACGAGCATCCCGACAATGAATATTTATTGATCAGTGAGAAACCAGCATGGGAACTCCTGGATAAATTTTATCGACTTTCTCCAAATTTCGTTGAATATCGTTTCCGTGAAGTTTGTGGTTTCACTCCTCATCCCAAAACATCAAGCTTCAGAGATTGGGCATTAATGGCAAGCTTTTCTCCTTTATTTAAGCGGAACATAAACAAAGAAGCAAAGCACATATTCGATTTGGGTGTTGGTAGTCTGGAGTTAGGGAACAATGGTGATTTTGACAGCATTGAAAGTTTTGATAAAAAAGTAATAGACATTCTTGGAGTAGCTGAAACTGATCTGGGGATAGGAAAATATGATGAAATCAGACCTGTTTACACCACAGATGCTTATGAGATCCAGGGAAACAATGGCTCCATTTGGCGGACTTTACATATAGGACTGGATGTCTTCCTGCCTGCAGAAACGGAGATACATGCACCTCTGGCGGGAAAGGTTCACAGTTTCCACAACAATGATTTCGAACGCGACTATGGACCTACCATAATCCTGGAGCATGAGATAAATAAGGAATTAACTTTTTATACCCTGTATGGTCATCTCAGCCTTGATTCTATTGAAGGACTGGAAGTTGGGCAAAGGATAGAAGGAGGAGAAAGCTTTGCAAAAATCGGAAATAGAAGGATAAATGGAATGTGGCCTCCGCATTTGCACTTTCAAATCATGCTGGATATGTTGGGGAAAGTTGGTGATTTTCCTGGAGTTGCCTTTCCCCATCAAAGAAAGACCTGGCTGAGTATTTGTCCCGATCCTCAATTAATCACAGGAAGCCTTTATCAGCCAATTCAAAAAAGAGAAAAAGATGAGTTGCTGGCAAAACGAAAAGCACATTTAGGGAAAAATCTGAGCCTTTCTTACGAAAAGCCTTTACATATGGAAAGGGCCTATCTCCAATACCTTTATGCCAGAGATGGCAGAAGATATCTCGATACGGTCAATAATGTTCCTCATGTCGGACACCAGCATCCCCGAATAGTTCGTGCTGCACAAAAGCAGATGGCCATTCTCAATACCAATACCCGCTATCTACATGAGCAGATTATTGCCTTTGCGGAAGAATTAACTGCCAGCCTGCCTGATCCTCTCTCGGTAGCTTTCTTTGTAAATTCTGGCAGTGAAGCCAATGAACTCGCTCTGAGGATGGCAAGAACCTACAACCGGCAGAAAGATATGCTGGTAGTTGACGTTGGCTATCACGGGAATACCCAGGCATGTATTGAGATCAGTCCCTATAAATTCAATGCGAAGGGAGGAAATGGCCCGGAGGATTTTATTCATATTACTCCTATGCCTGATGGATATCGGGGATTATATGCCTATGATGATCCTGATGCAGGCGAAAAATATGCGTCCCATATTCAACAAAAAATAAGCAAACTACAGGAAAAGGGAAGAGGCTTTGCTGCTTTCATCCACGAAAGCATCCTCAGTTGCGGCGGCCAAATTGTATTGCCACCTACTTATCTAAAGCATGCCTATAAAGCTGTTCGCGATGCAGGGGGAATATGTATAGCCGACGAAGTTCAAGTAGGATTCGGAAGAGTGGGAGATCAATTCTGGGGTTTTGAATTGCAGGGAGTGGTGCCGGATATTGTCAGTATGGGAAAACCCATAGGAAATGGACATCCACTGGGAGCAGTGGTTTGTCGACCAGAAATTGCAGAGGCTTTTGCAAATGGGATGGAGTACTTCAATACTTTCGGTGGGAATCCGGTTTCCTGTACCATTGGAAGAGAAGTTTTGAAAATCGTGCAGGAGGAAAATTTGCAGGCACACGCCAAAAATGTAGGCGATATCCTCTTGAAGGGCTTGAGAGATCTACAAGGTCTACATCCCATCATTGGAGATATCCGGGGACATGGCTTATTTCTGGGATTTGAGATGGTAAAGGATCAGGAAAGCAAAGAGCCCGCAGCAGAAGCCTGTGCTTATTTGGCAAATAGAATGAGGGAAAGAGGAATCCTCATGAGCGTAGATGGTCCTCTCCATAATGTGATCAAAATAAAGCCTCCATTAGCCTTCGGAGAGAAGCATGCAACTATCTTATTGGAAAATCTCGCCCGAGTCTTTCAGGAAGATCAATTAAGGCTTTAA
- a CDS encoding biotin/lipoyl-containing protein: MAKSIDFCLVYRDMWQSSGKYLPRVDQLIRVAPAIIEMGCFRRVETNGGGFEQINLLFGENPNKCVREWTQPFNDVGIQTQMLERGLNGIRMSPVPEDVRKLMFKVKKLQGTDISRSFDGLNDTRNIKDSIRFAKEGGMVAQAALSITWSPIHTVDYYVNMAYELIEAGADEICIKDMAGIGRPTSIGKMVAGIKKKYPDTLVQYHGHSAPGFSVVSSLEAARAGADIIDVGMEPLSWGTGHADLLTVHEMLKDDGFTVPDINMDAYMHVRSLTQEFIDDFLGYYINPRNRYMNSLLIGPGLPGGMMGSLMADLEKNLSGLNKWLTKREKSTLTQDELLIRLFKEVEYIWPQMGYPPLVTPYSQYVKNVAMMNVLQMAKGRERWSMIADNVWDMLMGKSGKLPGKLGAELQELAADQGREFFTGEPKDLYPDTLDSFREEMKKEGWDFGEDNEELMELAMHPQQYRAYKSGKAKADFEVDLAERKAKKQTSSAPAVPENFQPKTLHLDVNGEKFTVSVAYDHKELASSNGNGHVKVDKPSSNGNGNYKEILAPLEGTFYLTKESSDTPIKVGDSINKGDVIGYIESMKVFNAISADQAGKVVEISANNGAGIEEDDVLIKVQ; the protein is encoded by the coding sequence ATGGCTAAGAGTATTGATTTTTGTTTAGTATATCGAGATATGTGGCAATCCTCCGGGAAGTACCTGCCACGTGTCGACCAGTTAATCCGTGTAGCACCGGCTATTATTGAAATGGGTTGTTTCAGAAGGGTCGAAACCAATGGAGGAGGCTTTGAACAGATCAACCTCCTTTTTGGTGAAAACCCCAATAAATGTGTCCGCGAATGGACCCAGCCTTTCAATGATGTTGGGATTCAAACCCAAATGTTGGAGCGTGGGCTCAATGGCATACGCATGAGTCCGGTACCTGAAGATGTGCGCAAGCTGATGTTTAAGGTAAAAAAGCTACAAGGTACAGACATATCTCGCTCCTTTGATGGACTCAATGATACCCGAAACATCAAAGATTCTATCCGCTTCGCAAAAGAAGGAGGCATGGTAGCCCAAGCGGCATTAAGTATTACCTGGTCTCCGATTCATACCGTTGACTATTACGTCAATATGGCCTATGAATTGATCGAAGCAGGTGCCGATGAGATTTGCATCAAGGACATGGCAGGTATCGGTCGTCCCACTTCTATAGGAAAAATGGTAGCGGGTATTAAAAAGAAATATCCGGATACCCTCGTTCAGTATCATGGCCATTCTGCTCCCGGATTCTCCGTAGTTTCATCTTTGGAAGCAGCGCGTGCAGGAGCAGATATCATTGATGTAGGCATGGAACCGCTTTCATGGGGTACAGGTCATGCAGATTTACTCACGGTACATGAGATGCTCAAGGATGATGGATTCACGGTTCCGGATATCAATATGGATGCTTATATGCATGTCCGTAGTCTGACTCAGGAATTCATCGACGACTTTCTGGGATACTACATCAATCCCCGTAACCGATATATGAACTCTCTCCTGATAGGCCCGGGATTACCTGGAGGCATGATGGGAAGTTTGATGGCCGATCTGGAAAAGAATCTCAGTGGTCTGAATAAATGGTTGACGAAAAGAGAAAAATCTACCTTAACACAAGATGAGCTGCTCATTCGATTGTTTAAAGAAGTAGAATACATCTGGCCGCAAATGGGATATCCTCCACTGGTTACTCCTTACAGCCAATATGTAAAAAATGTAGCCATGATGAATGTCCTTCAGATGGCTAAAGGCAGAGAACGCTGGTCTATGATTGCCGATAATGTCTGGGATATGCTCATGGGCAAATCGGGTAAACTTCCCGGCAAGCTGGGTGCGGAATTACAGGAACTGGCAGCAGATCAGGGCAGAGAATTCTTTACAGGAGAACCCAAAGATCTATATCCAGACACTTTGGATAGTTTCCGCGAAGAAATGAAGAAAGAAGGCTGGGATTTCGGAGAAGACAATGAAGAGCTGATGGAACTTGCAATGCATCCTCAGCAGTACAGAGCCTATAAATCGGGTAAAGCCAAAGCTGATTTTGAAGTAGATTTAGCAGAAAGGAAAGCAAAAAAACAAACATCTTCGGCTCCTGCAGTACCTGAGAACTTTCAACCTAAAACTCTTCACCTTGATGTGAATGGGGAGAAATTTACTGTTTCTGTTGCTTATGACCACAAAGAGTTAGCAAGCTCCAATGGGAATGGTCATGTGAAAGTTGACAAGCCTTCCTCCAATGGAAATGGGAACTATAAAGAAATCCTGGCTCCTCTGGAAGGGACTTTTTATTTAACCAAAGAAAGTTCTGATACTCCGATCAAAGTAGGAGATTCCATTAATAAAGGAGACGTCATTGGTTATATCGAATCCATGAAAGTCTTTAATGCAATTTCAGCAGATCAGGCAGGAAAGGTAGTTGAAATAAGTGCCAATAATGGGGCAGGAATTGAGGAAGATGATGTCCTCATCAAGGTACAATAA
- a CDS encoding Hsp70 family protein, whose translation MYCGLDFGTSNTLCAIDHGEHGMKYISLDGGKSDIPSVAFYPIHDLHHPVYGRQALELYINGEEGRLLRSFKRLLGTKYFGSGTMLTSRFKLKFHDLFRDFIQHVKSQAEEGLDEELSHVVVGRPVRFSNLETAHKSGESDLTKVAQAIGFKEVEFQYEPIAAAFAHESRLSKEQLAMVVDLGGGTSDFSIIRLGPERKDKTSREEDILANNGIALGGTDFDSVLSVGQVMGEFGYKSKYGAKRLAVPNWPYNAASDWNRIALELYLRKTFLAMKNVITEAEAPEKLHRFLKLIEEKRAHHLLKEVESAKIELSADAQSEIRIDFIEEGLKVSVERMQFESDLQEKISSLKSTAEEALRLAALEAKDIELIILTGGASAVPVVRQAFIELFPAAELSTDNLLGSVCEGLLYDARRKFA comes from the coding sequence ATGTACTGCGGCCTCGACTTTGGGACCTCCAATACCTTGTGTGCAATTGACCATGGAGAACATGGGATGAAGTATATTTCTCTGGATGGAGGAAAATCGGACATCCCCTCCGTAGCTTTTTATCCTATTCATGATCTCCATCATCCCGTTTATGGGCGTCAGGCTCTGGAACTCTACATAAATGGAGAAGAAGGACGCCTCCTTCGCAGCTTTAAGCGACTGCTGGGAACCAAATATTTTGGCTCCGGGACCATGTTGACTTCCCGTTTTAAATTAAAGTTTCACGATCTCTTTCGAGATTTTATTCAACATGTCAAATCTCAGGCAGAAGAAGGTCTGGACGAAGAACTGAGCCATGTGGTAGTTGGAAGGCCTGTGCGCTTTTCAAATTTGGAGACTGCCCATAAAAGTGGAGAATCAGATTTGACGAAAGTGGCCCAGGCCATAGGATTTAAAGAAGTAGAGTTTCAATATGAACCTATAGCTGCTGCTTTTGCCCATGAGAGCCGCTTGTCCAAAGAACAATTGGCGATGGTCGTAGACCTGGGAGGGGGTACTTCTGATTTTTCGATCATTAGATTAGGACCTGAGAGGAAGGATAAGACTTCCCGGGAAGAGGATATACTCGCCAATAATGGGATCGCTTTAGGAGGGACAGATTTTGATAGTGTGCTTTCGGTGGGGCAGGTGATGGGGGAATTTGGCTATAAAAGTAAATATGGAGCGAAAAGATTGGCGGTTCCCAATTGGCCCTATAATGCTGCTTCAGATTGGAATCGTATCGCCCTTGAACTCTATCTGCGAAAGACCTTTTTGGCTATGAAAAATGTGATCACCGAAGCGGAGGCTCCGGAAAAATTACATCGCTTTCTTAAACTGATAGAAGAGAAACGGGCCCACCATCTCTTAAAAGAAGTAGAAAGTGCCAAAATTGAGCTTTCTGCAGATGCTCAATCAGAAATTCGGATAGATTTTATTGAGGAGGGATTAAAGGTTTCGGTCGAAAGGATGCAGTTTGAATCAGATCTGCAAGAGAAGATATCTTCCCTCAAAAGTACAGCAGAAGAGGCTTTGAGGCTTGCAGCTCTGGAAGCAAAAGATATTGAACTTATCATCCTGACGGGAGGTGCTAGTGCGGTTCCCGTGGTACGACAAGCCTTTATCGAACTTTTTCCAGCAGCAGAATTGAGTACAGACAATTTGCTAGGCAGTGTTTGTGAAGGCTTATTGTATGATGCTCGGAGAAAGTTTGCCTAA
- a CDS encoding slipin family protein, whose amino-acid sequence MKRVRIAKGKVALVMKRGEYQRCLVDGVYWIGFFEEIVIYDMAMPFLTQIELNILLQDAKLASLLTVIEVKDHEVALVYRDGISQEVLRPGRYAFFKGVCEYTFQKVDLSKPEITEDIGLNTLMKVSVLPYIRTFEVMSYEKGLLFKEGKYVKDLEPGTYRFWRNAINIEVKKADLRLLQQEVLGQEILTKDKANIRVNFHTAYRIVDIHQALIENKVYDTQLYSHVQLALREYVGTLTLDELLDKKESVSEFVREILKEKSQSLGLEIKDCGIKDIILPGDIKEIMNKVLVAQKNAQANTITRREETASTRSLMNTAKLMEENEMLFKLKEMEYMEKIADKINSITVSGGSQVLDQLRDIFTK is encoded by the coding sequence ATGAAAAGAGTACGAATTGCTAAAGGTAAAGTAGCCCTTGTGATGAAAAGAGGTGAATATCAGCGATGCCTGGTAGATGGCGTGTACTGGATCGGTTTTTTCGAAGAAATCGTGATCTATGATATGGCCATGCCTTTTTTGACACAGATTGAATTGAATATTTTATTGCAAGATGCGAAACTAGCTTCCTTGCTGACTGTAATAGAAGTAAAAGATCATGAGGTTGCTCTGGTTTACAGAGACGGAATTTCTCAGGAAGTACTTCGTCCGGGCAGGTATGCTTTCTTCAAAGGGGTATGTGAATACACCTTTCAGAAAGTTGACCTAAGCAAGCCGGAAATCACCGAAGATATCGGCTTGAATACGCTGATGAAAGTATCGGTTTTGCCATACATCCGAACTTTTGAGGTAATGTCTTATGAGAAAGGTCTGCTTTTCAAAGAGGGCAAATACGTCAAAGACCTGGAGCCAGGTACCTATCGTTTCTGGAGAAATGCCATCAATATCGAAGTAAAGAAAGCTGACCTTCGACTCTTGCAGCAAGAAGTATTGGGGCAGGAAATTCTGACCAAAGACAAAGCCAATATTCGGGTGAACTTCCACACCGCTTATCGCATCGTGGATATCCACCAGGCTTTGATCGAGAACAAGGTCTATGATACTCAGTTGTACAGCCATGTGCAGTTGGCTTTGAGGGAGTATGTCGGTACCCTGACTTTGGATGAGTTGTTGGATAAAAAAGAATCAGTTTCTGAGTTTGTCCGCGAAATTCTGAAGGAGAAAAGCCAGTCTTTAGGTCTTGAGATCAAGGACTGTGGTATCAAGGACATCATCCTGCCGGGCGATATCAAGGAGATCATGAACAAAGTTCTGGTCGCTCAGAAAAACGCCCAGGCCAATACCATCACGCGAAGAGAGGAGACCGCTTCTACCCGAAGCTTGATGAATACCGCCAAGTTGATGGAGGAAAACGAGATGCTCTTCAAACTGAAGGAGATGGAGTACATGGAGAAGATCGCCGATAAGATCAATAGCATCACTGTGTCTGGGGGTTCTCAGGTCCTGGATCAATTGAGAGATATTTTTACGAAGTAA